In Acidobacteriota bacterium, the following proteins share a genomic window:
- a CDS encoding DUF1223 domain-containing protein — MKSILFSLIAAAALFLALSALRTRPAKNAVANAAVTPASISAYNGSAYNGPRVPVVVELFTSEGCSSCPPADALLMQLDQTSPVPGAEIIALSEHVDYWNYIGWSDPFSSEAYSARQQGYAQALRLTGGRGDVYTPQMVVDGQFEFVGGNTAKAREVIAQAAAFPKAEVKVSLVNPERNDEVKLHVHASQLPQVHANDEAEVVLAVIENNLASSVTRGENSGRKLRHSAVTRELRPLGQFAAGQKNFETEATVKLATSWKRADVRLVAFIQEHLNRRILGAAAIRLN; from the coding sequence ATGAAAAGTATTCTATTCAGTTTGATTGCCGCCGCCGCCTTGTTTCTGGCTTTGAGCGCCTTACGCACGCGCCCGGCTAAAAACGCCGTCGCTAACGCAGCCGTCACACCCGCGTCCATTTCCGCCTACAACGGTTCCGCCTACAACGGCCCGCGCGTTCCCGTCGTCGTCGAGTTGTTCACCTCGGAAGGCTGTTCGAGTTGTCCGCCTGCCGACGCCTTGCTGATGCAACTCGATCAAACTTCGCCCGTGCCCGGCGCTGAAATCATCGCGCTGAGTGAACACGTGGATTACTGGAATTACATCGGCTGGTCTGATCCGTTCTCTTCCGAAGCCTATAGCGCGCGGCAACAGGGCTACGCACAAGCCTTGCGTCTGACCGGTGGACGTGGGGACGTTTACACGCCACAAATGGTCGTGGATGGACAGTTCGAATTTGTCGGCGGCAACACGGCCAAAGCGCGCGAGGTCATCGCCCAGGCAGCGGCCTTTCCCAAAGCTGAAGTAAAAGTGTCGCTCGTCAATCCGGAACGCAATGATGAAGTGAAGCTACACGTGCACGCGAGCCAGTTGCCACAAGTGCATGCCAATGACGAGGCCGAAGTCGTGCTCGCCGTCATCGAAAACAATCTGGCCTCCAGCGTCACGCGCGGCGAAAACTCTGGCCGCAAGCTGCGTCACAGCGCCGTGACCCGCGAGTTGCGCCCGCTCGGTCAATTCGCCGCCGGACAAAAAAACTTCGAGACAGAAGCCACGGTCAAGTTAGCAACTAGTTGGAAACGCGCGGACGTGCGGCTCGTCGCCTTCATTCAAGAACACCTCAATCGCCGCATTCTGGGCGCGGCGGCAATCAGACTGAACTGA
- a CDS encoding TVP38/TMEM64 family protein, with product MQKLKPLLLLALLLATGSAFLFLPMRQWFLLLQGHIEALGVLAPFVVVVAYVALTVLLIPGSALTLGASTIFGFWKGLAIVLAGANLGALCSFLLARTLMREKVALWAAAHPKFAALDRAIGQNDFKMVFLARLSPVFPFTLLNYLLGLTTVRMVAYILANLFGMLPGTVLYVYLGATAREALAGSAATGATLWQQALKVVGLLATIAIVIGVTRSARKVMAQADAETANSTVSNSPTSETSR from the coding sequence ATGCAAAAGCTGAAACCCTTGCTGCTCCTCGCGCTGCTGCTCGCCACCGGCAGCGCCTTTCTTTTTCTGCCGATGCGCCAATGGTTTCTGCTCTTGCAAGGGCACATCGAAGCGCTCGGCGTGCTCGCGCCCTTCGTCGTTGTCGTGGCTTACGTCGCGCTGACCGTGTTGCTCATCCCTGGCAGCGCGCTGACTTTGGGTGCCAGCACGATCTTTGGTTTCTGGAAGGGCCTGGCCATCGTACTGGCCGGCGCCAATCTCGGCGCACTGTGTTCGTTCCTACTGGCGCGCACGCTGATGCGGGAAAAAGTCGCGCTTTGGGCCGCCGCCCATCCCAAGTTCGCCGCCCTGGATCGCGCCATCGGCCAGAACGATTTCAAGATGGTCTTCCTCGCGCGGCTCAGCCCTGTCTTTCCGTTTACGCTGCTTAACTATCTGCTGGGTCTGACGACGGTACGCATGGTGGCTTATATCCTCGCCAATCTGTTTGGCATGCTGCCGGGCACGGTGCTTTACGTATACCTGGGCGCGACCGCGCGCGAAGCCCTGGCGGGAAGCGCCGCAACCGGCGCGACGCTTTGGCAACAGGCGCTAAAAGTCGTCGGCTTGCTCGCCACCATCGCCATCGTCATCGGCGTCACACGCAGCGCACGCAAAGTCATGGCGCAAGCCGACGCTGAAACGGCGAACTCAACCGTGAGCAACTCGCCAACTTCGGAGACGAGCCGATGA
- a CDS encoding HU family DNA-binding protein, with protein sequence MAAAAAKLMTKSQLAAHFAEKFGLSKKTAGEVLDEMAAVALAQTKKAGAFTIPGIGKLVKAARKARKGRNPATGAEIKIPAKTVVKFRVAKACKDAIVPPKKK encoded by the coding sequence ATGGCAGCAGCAGCAGCTAAACTAATGACCAAGAGCCAACTGGCCGCTCACTTTGCTGAGAAGTTCGGCCTGAGCAAAAAGACCGCCGGCGAAGTCCTCGATGAAATGGCCGCCGTCGCCTTGGCGCAAACCAAGAAGGCCGGCGCATTCACCATCCCCGGTATCGGCAAATTGGTCAAAGCGGCTCGCAAAGCCCGCAAAGGCCGCAATCCGGCGACCGGGGCGGAAATCAAGATTCCCGCCAAGACCGTCGTCAAATTCCGTGTGGCGAAGGCTTGCAAAGACGCCATCGTGCCGCCCAAAAAGAAGTAG
- a CDS encoding FAD-dependent oxidoreductase: MAEQNSGHLVVVVGAGPAGIYGARKLAEAGHQVIIINRDIKPGGLVEYGIYWNKHKMKEGIRAQFRKILADPRIHYVGNVKIGAGADLTLDELREVLKPAALIVAAGAQGTKSLGLKGEAAQGVFHAKDLVYHYNGLPPFSERQFPLGQRVAIIGIGNVMVDIAHWLVHDLKTPEVIAVARRGPAQRAYTDIEIKAVAANIDRAAFQEELQRCAAHIHLDSEGLDKLHKDLTKHCHEPGKEGASPTKLTFRYLSAPTEILADEAGRVCALRMEDTTLVPKGEDFSARGLGTYHDLAVDTVIFAVGDRVDEKLGLPFDGSVYIKNTAPDPDNPGDEAYQVFDPQTGQRIPDTFVIGWSRQASDGLVGKAKQDGERGIHVVNRFLAYATSGSAEGTEGKLNALRQLLAERGVRTVDYADVQELESIEKQEAASRGTEFYKFSANDVMLRALDATQAQG, translated from the coding sequence ATGGCAGAACAAAACAGCGGACATCTCGTCGTCGTCGTCGGCGCAGGCCCGGCGGGCATTTACGGCGCGCGCAAACTGGCCGAAGCCGGTCATCAAGTCATCATCATCAATCGCGACATCAAACCTGGCGGCCTGGTCGAATACGGCATCTATTGGAATAAGCACAAGATGAAAGAAGGCATCCGTGCGCAGTTCCGCAAAATCCTGGCCGACCCGCGTATCCATTACGTCGGCAACGTGAAGATCGGCGCGGGCGCGGATTTAACCTTGGATGAATTGCGCGAGGTGCTGAAACCGGCGGCGCTGATCGTCGCGGCGGGCGCACAAGGCACCAAGTCGCTTGGCCTGAAAGGCGAAGCGGCGCAGGGCGTCTTTCACGCCAAAGATTTGGTCTATCATTACAACGGCCTGCCGCCGTTCAGCGAACGCCAATTCCCCCTCGGCCAACGCGTCGCGATCATCGGCATCGGCAACGTGATGGTGGACATCGCGCACTGGCTGGTGCACGACCTCAAGACGCCCGAAGTCATCGCCGTCGCCCGCCGTGGCCCGGCCCAGCGCGCTTACACCGACATCGAGATCAAGGCCGTCGCCGCCAACATTGACCGCGCGGCTTTTCAGGAAGAATTGCAGCGTTGCGCCGCGCACATTCATCTCGACAGCGAAGGCCTCGATAAGCTGCACAAAGACCTGACCAAGCATTGCCACGAACCCGGCAAAGAAGGCGCAAGCCCGACGAAACTGACCTTCCGTTACCTGAGTGCGCCGACTGAAATCCTGGCTGATGAAGCGGGCCGCGTCTGCGCCTTGCGCATGGAAGACACCACGCTCGTGCCCAAAGGCGAAGACTTTTCGGCGCGCGGCCTGGGCACTTATCACGATCTGGCCGTGGACACAGTGATTTTCGCCGTCGGTGACCGCGTAGACGAAAAGCTGGGCCTGCCCTTCGACGGTTCGGTCTACATCAAAAACACCGCGCCCGATCCTGACAATCCCGGCGATGAGGCCTATCAGGTTTTCGATCCGCAAACGGGTCAACGCATCCCCGACACCTTCGTCATCGGCTGGTCGCGCCAAGCCTCTGACGGCCTCGTCGGCAAAGCCAAACAGGACGGCGAACGCGGCATCCATGTCGTCAATCGCTTCCTGGCATACGCTACATCGGGCAGTGCTGAAGGCACTGAGGGTAAGCTGAACGCCTTGCGGCAATTGCTGGCTGAACGCGGCGTGCGCACGGTGGATTATGCCGATGTGCAGGAACTGGAAAGCATTGAGAAACAGGAAGCAGCGAGCCGTGGAACGGAGTTCTACAAATTTTCGGCAAATGATGTGATGTTGAGGGCGCTTGATGCCACTCAAGCCCAAGGCTAG
- a CDS encoding mercuric reductase produces the protein MNKEAASLIEHMLSVDDPHDRVVIENCHPPQYVNPTPTGKYNLIAIGAGAAGLVSAGGAGGLGAKAALIERALTGGDCLNTGCVPSKAVIRAARAAYDLQHAAEFGIHLNATPQINFAAAMERMRRLRARISAVDAVARFGGKYKVDVYLGDARFTGPSTLEVAGQRLEFDRCVIATGGRAAELPIPGLQEAGCYTNENIFTLTELPRRMAVIGGGPIGCELAQSFQRFGSAVTLLNDVARLLPREDADAAALIHQQLEREGLTIINQATILRVEQRGADKVIVYQRDGQQHEVICDLILSAAGRVPNVEGLNLEAAGVHYDHTGVLVDERLRTANPRIYAAGDVCSQFKFTHAADATARLVIRNALFFGNAKASSLVMPWVTFTDPEVAHTGYYEAEARAAGYDVATLTESFADVDRAILDGEEDGFARVHYDRKTGRILGGTIVARHAGEMISELTLAITHGLKLGALSSTIHPYPTQAEVLRKLGDAYNRTRLTPLARRLFAKWFAWRR, from the coding sequence ATGAACAAAGAGGCAGCCAGCTTGATCGAACACATGCTGTCGGTGGACGACCCGCACGACCGCGTCGTCATCGAAAACTGCCATCCGCCGCAATACGTCAACCCGACGCCTACCGGCAAATACAATCTGATCGCCATCGGCGCGGGCGCGGCGGGCCTTGTCAGTGCGGGCGGCGCGGGCGGCCTGGGCGCCAAAGCCGCGCTGATCGAACGCGCGTTGACCGGCGGCGATTGTTTGAACACCGGCTGTGTGCCCTCAAAAGCCGTCATCCGCGCGGCACGCGCCGCTTACGATTTGCAACATGCGGCGGAGTTCGGCATTCATCTGAACGCCACACCGCAGATCAATTTCGCCGCCGCGATGGAACGCATGCGCCGCTTGCGCGCGCGCATCAGCGCGGTGGATGCGGTCGCGCGCTTCGGCGGCAAATACAAGGTGGATGTTTATCTAGGCGACGCGCGCTTCACCGGCCCGTCAACGCTGGAAGTCGCCGGGCAGCGTTTGGAATTTGACCGCTGTGTCATCGCCACCGGCGGACGCGCGGCGGAGTTGCCAATTCCCGGCTTACAAGAAGCGGGCTGTTACACCAACGAAAATATCTTCACGTTGACTGAACTGCCGCGCCGCATGGCCGTGATTGGCGGCGGGCCGATTGGTTGCGAACTAGCGCAAAGCTTCCAGCGCTTCGGCAGCGCGGTCACGTTGCTCAACGACGTCGCGCGCCTCTTGCCGCGCGAAGACGCCGATGCCGCTGCATTGATTCACCAACAGCTCGAACGCGAAGGGCTGACGATCATCAACCAGGCCACCATCCTGCGCGTCGAACAGCGCGGCGCTGACAAAGTCATCGTTTATCAACGTGACGGCCAGCAACACGAAGTCATTTGCGACTTGATCCTTTCCGCCGCTGGCCGCGTGCCGAATGTCGAAGGCTTGAATCTGGAAGCCGCCGGCGTGCATTACGACCACACCGGCGTGTTGGTGGATGAGCGTTTGCGCACGGCGAATCCGCGCATCTATGCGGCGGGCGATGTCTGTTCGCAATTCAAATTCACGCACGCCGCCGATGCGACGGCGCGGCTGGTCATTCGCAACGCGCTCTTTTTCGGCAATGCCAAGGCGAGTTCGCTGGTGATGCCCTGGGTCACGTTCACTGATCCTGAAGTTGCGCACACAGGCTATTACGAAGCCGAGGCGCGCGCCGCCGGTTACGACGTCGCCACGTTGACGGAAAGTTTTGCAGACGTTGACCGCGCGATTCTGGATGGTGAAGAAGATGGTTTCGCGCGCGTGCACTATGACCGCAAGACGGGCCGCATCCTCGGCGGCACCATCGTCGCGCGCCACGCGGGCGAGATGATCAGCGAATTGACGCTGGCGATTACACACGGCCTGAAGCTCGGCGCGCTGTCATCCACCATCCACCCTTATCCAACCCAAGCCGAAGTGCTGCGCAAACTCGGCGATGCTTATAACCGCACGCGCTTGACGCCGCTGGCGCGCAGGCTCTTTGCCAAATGGTTTGCTTGGCGACGCTGA